A DNA window from Arachis duranensis cultivar V14167 chromosome 3, aradu.V14167.gnm2.J7QH, whole genome shotgun sequence contains the following coding sequences:
- the LOC107479517 gene encoding probable proteasome inhibitor yields the protein MATDKLVMAVIRAARPAFLNDHDKAAFVVHATFLSFGYLLTATSPQALFDDALSHPSTEEVSVENWNQLDQEYVFVYVNPKKVLIKVLVKCLVMNEKLLIDALKEWSFDPAHLEICVRDYIIANERSNYSEQLKNLEQLVRRLNQDILAKLANCFFGQPRNGLPGLESVPDHCSTGLDPQLHHSGKRDYLFLFILLMMLLNDRGLFKLPVALLALAITVGFQRWGRQEQRTEEKRREDRALWDSNLGIMVLTLFEGPN from the exons ATGGCTACGGATAAGTTGGTGATGGCGGTCATAAGGGCGGCAAGGCCCGCCTTTCTAAACGACCACGACAAAGCAGCATTTGTCGTTCACGCCACCTTCCTCTCTTTCGGCTACCTTCTCACCGCCACCAGCCCCCAAGCCCTCTTCGACGACGCCCTCTCACATCCCTCCACTG AGGAGGTGTCTGTAGAGAACTGGAACCAACTTGACCAAGAATATGTCTTTGTTTATGTCAATCCAAAAAAGGTTTTAATTAAAGTGCTGGTAAAGTGCCTCGTCATGAATGAAAAGTTACTCATTGATGCCTTGAAGGAATGGTCCTTTGACCCTGCACACCTTGAGATTTG TGTTAGGGATTATATTATAGCAAATGAAAGGAGCAATTATTCTGAGCAGCTCAAGAATTTGGAACAGCTGGTGAGAAGACTAAATCAGGATATCTTAGCCAAATTAGCCAATTGtttt TTTGGGCAACCTAGGAACGGTCTTCCTGGATTAGAATCCGTCCCTGACCACTGCAGCACTGGTCTTGACCCGCAGCTACACCATTCTGGGAAACGCGATTATCTATTTCTATTCATTCTCCTTATGATGCTTCTAAATGATCGTGGGTTGTTCAAGCTCCCAGTTGCATTGCTCGCGCTTGCCATAACAGTCGGGTTTCAAAGATGGGGAAGACAAGAACAGAGAAccgaagagaagagaagagaagacaGAGCACTATGGGATTCAAACTTGGGGATTATGGTTTTAACTTTATTTGAGGGACCAAATTGA